The Vespa velutina chromosome 4, iVesVel2.1, whole genome shotgun sequence genome has a window encoding:
- the LOC124948893 gene encoding cilia- and flagella-associated protein 52 isoform X2 has translation MYGLMRTKELDFSVTKNALRLHPDQEHMIYPMGNKVTIKNVVSSEQSFLTGHTNLISAVCVSPCGNFVASGQINHLGFKAMVIVWDYHNRTVKSSYEIHKVRVEDVCFTLDSNYLISLGGRDDGNVVIWDVRNNDAMCGSFASNEIAGNTYTITRMNKHEECFLTAGDRTLKVWRIDSKRRKIYGVNVKVGKLRRSINCIVINENDTYAYCGTSSGDIIKARLNYRSEDEEQAESVMIGCYSKMYKGLKKVNQAKGEIECYAGGVEKLLLLNDEKMIVGAGDGTVELIEIMDIDFSKSKFAKLPSTPQIKTHLVENVCGTVTSMLLYKNDFILVGTALSEIYQIRLADFDMRLLVTCHNSSIYSVVFPWNYSEIFATAGKNDIRLWRLETQKELLRISVPNFVCSCLCFSHDGRMIISAWNDGIVRAFTPQRGKLIFIIHNAHIKAVSAVVITADGKRLISGGCDGQVRIWDIKPDVQRLVSILKEHRGPVTSLCISSNNEDLISSSTDGTCIIWDVIRCARKQVLMGNTMYMAACFSPNSIQILTCGTDRKIGYWETWDASLVREIEGSTSGSLNCIDISPDGQYFVTGSNDCIVKLWEYHTANVTHIGIGHAAIITSCKFSPNGEHMVSVSADGAIIIWKSPFTMARVKTPSVKSKSSTARTATVKPEESEVKCDNLKLDDLEGEHVAGINQMDETAESVRTTYHGDDQPQPCTRDPAGIPSPICSCIKDKDTTSVKSLKVQNPIEVSSGGCHCAKNITETKSLLSTKRSSVKPIETAKSASSSQRRASLQSNKKSVLKSKVSTERKSLQ, from the exons ATGTATGGGCTCATGCGAACGAAAGAATTAGATTTTA GTGTTACGAAAAATGCATTAAGATTGCATCCCGATCAAGAGCATATGATTTATCCGATGGGAAAcaaagtaacgataaaaaatgtagTCTCCAGTGAACAATCCTTTTTAACCGGacatacaaatttaatttctgcGGTATGTGTTTCTCCATGCGGTAATTTTGTGGCTTCTGGACAGATAAATCATTTAGGATTTaag gCCATGGTCATCGTTTGGGATTATCATAATCGTACTGTAAAAAGTAGTTATGAAATTCATAAGGTAAGAGTCGAAGACGTTTGCTTCACATTGGATAGCAATTATTTGATAAGCCTTGGTGGAAGAGACGATGGTAACGTTGTAATATGGGACGTACGAAATAACGACGCTATGTGcg gATCATTTGCGAGTAATGAAATAGCTGGCAACACTTACACAATAACAAGAATGAATAAACACGAAGAATGTTTTCTTACTGCTGGTGATAGAACCCTTAAAGTTTGGCGAATCgattcgaaaagaagaaagatatatggCGTAAACGTGAAAGTAGGAAAATTAAGACGTTCGATAAACTGTAtcgttataaatgaaaatgatactTACGCTTATTGCGGAACATCCTCGGGTGACATTATAAAAGCAag ATTGAATTATCGTTCCGAAGATGAAGAACAAGCGGAATCGGTGATGATAGGTTGCTATTCGAAGATGTACAAAGGATTGAAAAAAGTGAATCAAGCAAAAGGCGAAATAGAATGTTATGCTGGCGGAGTTGAGAAACTTTTGCTTCTAAATGATGAGAAAATGATTGTTGGCGCAGGTGATGGTACAGTCGAGCTAATCGAAATTATGGATATAGATTTTAGTAAGAGCAAGTTCGCCAAACTACCGAGTACACCGCAAATCAAAACT CATCTTGTAGAAAATGTCTGTGGTACTGTGACGTCAATGTTATTATACaagaatgattttatattggTTGGAACTGCCCTAAGCGAGATCTATCAAATAAGATTGGCCGATTTCGATATGAGACTTCTCGTAACTTGTCACAACAGTTCCATATATTCCGTCGTGTTTCCTTG GAATTATTCTGAAATATTTGCAACAGCtggaaaaaatgatattagatTGTGGAGATTAGAAACGCAAAAGGAATTGCTTAGAATTTCTGTACCTAATTTTGTCTGTAGCTGTTTATGTTTCTCTCATGATGGACGAATGATAATTTCTG CATGGAATGATGGTATTGTAAGAGCGTTCACACCGCAAAGAGGTAAACTTATCTTCATTATCCATAATGCTCATATAAAAGCTGTATCGGCAGTCGTGATAACGGCAGACGGGAAAAGATTAATCAGCGGGGGTTGCGATGGACAg GTACGTATATGGGACATAAAACCCGATGTACAACGACTTGTCTCAATTTTGAAAGAACATAGAGGACCCGTAACATCATTGTGTATATCCTCTAATAACGAGGATTTGATTAGTTCGAGTACGGATGGTACTTGTATAATATGGGACGTAAT ACGTTGCGCGAGGAAGCAGGTTTTAATGGGTAATACGATGTATATGGCCGCATGCTTCAGTCCCAATAGCATACAAATCTTAACTTGCGGTACAGATCGTAAGATTGGCTATTGGGAAACGTGGGATGCTTCGTTGGTTCGTGAAATCGAGGGTTCTACCTCAGGATCATTGAATTGCATAGACATTAGTCCTGATGGACAATACTTCGTCACCGGCTCGAACGATTGCATTGTTAAGCTCTGGGAATATCATACGGCCAATGTCACGCATATTGGCATAGGTCATgcagcgataataacgtcatgTAAATTTAGCCCCAACGGCGAACATATGGTATCGGTGAGCGCCGATGGTGCTATCATCATTTGGAAATCCCCATTTACAATGGCACGTGTCAAAACGCCATCCGTCAAATCAAAATCATCGACTGCACGTACAGCAACTGTTAAGCCAGAGGAATCTGAAGTGAAATGCGACAATTTAAAGCTGGACGATTTAGAAGGAGAGCATGTCGCTGGTATAAACCAAATGGATGAGACTGCTGAAAGTGTTAGGACTACATACCatg GCGATGATCAGCCACAGCCATGTACACGTGATCCAGCTGGTATACCTTCACCAATTTGCTCGTGCATCAAAGACAAGGATACAACGTCG GTAAAATCTTTAAAGGTACAAAATCCAATTGAAGTATCTTCGGGTGGTTGTCATTGCGCGAAAAATATTACGGAAACGAAATCATTGCTTAGTACAAAACGTAGCTCGGTAAAACCAATTGAAACAGCGAAATCTGCTTCGTCTAGCCAACGCCGTGCGTCTCTGCAAAGCAATAAGAAATCTGTATTAAAATCGAAAGTTTCGACTGAACGAAAATCTTTACAAtga
- the LOC124948893 gene encoding cilia- and flagella-associated protein 52 isoform X1, with product MDIKPLDIIGIIGFDGVTKNALRLHPDQEHMIYPMGNKVTIKNVVSSEQSFLTGHTNLISAVCVSPCGNFVASGQINHLGFKAMVIVWDYHNRTVKSSYEIHKVRVEDVCFTLDSNYLISLGGRDDGNVVIWDVRNNDAMCGSFASNEIAGNTYTITRMNKHEECFLTAGDRTLKVWRIDSKRRKIYGVNVKVGKLRRSINCIVINENDTYAYCGTSSGDIIKARLNYRSEDEEQAESVMIGCYSKMYKGLKKVNQAKGEIECYAGGVEKLLLLNDEKMIVGAGDGTVELIEIMDIDFSKSKFAKLPSTPQIKTHLVENVCGTVTSMLLYKNDFILVGTALSEIYQIRLADFDMRLLVTCHNSSIYSVVFPWNYSEIFATAGKNDIRLWRLETQKELLRISVPNFVCSCLCFSHDGRMIISAWNDGIVRAFTPQRGKLIFIIHNAHIKAVSAVVITADGKRLISGGCDGQVRIWDIKPDVQRLVSILKEHRGPVTSLCISSNNEDLISSSTDGTCIIWDVIRCARKQVLMGNTMYMAACFSPNSIQILTCGTDRKIGYWETWDASLVREIEGSTSGSLNCIDISPDGQYFVTGSNDCIVKLWEYHTANVTHIGIGHAAIITSCKFSPNGEHMVSVSADGAIIIWKSPFTMARVKTPSVKSKSSTARTATVKPEESEVKCDNLKLDDLEGEHVAGINQMDETAESVRTTYHGDDQPQPCTRDPAGIPSPICSCIKDKDTTSVKSLKVQNPIEVSSGGCHCAKNITETKSLLSTKRSSVKPIETAKSASSSQRRASLQSNKKSVLKSKVSTERKSLQ from the exons ATGGATATTAAACCGCTTGATATAATTGGAATAATAGGATTTGATG GTGTTACGAAAAATGCATTAAGATTGCATCCCGATCAAGAGCATATGATTTATCCGATGGGAAAcaaagtaacgataaaaaatgtagTCTCCAGTGAACAATCCTTTTTAACCGGacatacaaatttaatttctgcGGTATGTGTTTCTCCATGCGGTAATTTTGTGGCTTCTGGACAGATAAATCATTTAGGATTTaag gCCATGGTCATCGTTTGGGATTATCATAATCGTACTGTAAAAAGTAGTTATGAAATTCATAAGGTAAGAGTCGAAGACGTTTGCTTCACATTGGATAGCAATTATTTGATAAGCCTTGGTGGAAGAGACGATGGTAACGTTGTAATATGGGACGTACGAAATAACGACGCTATGTGcg gATCATTTGCGAGTAATGAAATAGCTGGCAACACTTACACAATAACAAGAATGAATAAACACGAAGAATGTTTTCTTACTGCTGGTGATAGAACCCTTAAAGTTTGGCGAATCgattcgaaaagaagaaagatatatggCGTAAACGTGAAAGTAGGAAAATTAAGACGTTCGATAAACTGTAtcgttataaatgaaaatgatactTACGCTTATTGCGGAACATCCTCGGGTGACATTATAAAAGCAag ATTGAATTATCGTTCCGAAGATGAAGAACAAGCGGAATCGGTGATGATAGGTTGCTATTCGAAGATGTACAAAGGATTGAAAAAAGTGAATCAAGCAAAAGGCGAAATAGAATGTTATGCTGGCGGAGTTGAGAAACTTTTGCTTCTAAATGATGAGAAAATGATTGTTGGCGCAGGTGATGGTACAGTCGAGCTAATCGAAATTATGGATATAGATTTTAGTAAGAGCAAGTTCGCCAAACTACCGAGTACACCGCAAATCAAAACT CATCTTGTAGAAAATGTCTGTGGTACTGTGACGTCAATGTTATTATACaagaatgattttatattggTTGGAACTGCCCTAAGCGAGATCTATCAAATAAGATTGGCCGATTTCGATATGAGACTTCTCGTAACTTGTCACAACAGTTCCATATATTCCGTCGTGTTTCCTTG GAATTATTCTGAAATATTTGCAACAGCtggaaaaaatgatattagatTGTGGAGATTAGAAACGCAAAAGGAATTGCTTAGAATTTCTGTACCTAATTTTGTCTGTAGCTGTTTATGTTTCTCTCATGATGGACGAATGATAATTTCTG CATGGAATGATGGTATTGTAAGAGCGTTCACACCGCAAAGAGGTAAACTTATCTTCATTATCCATAATGCTCATATAAAAGCTGTATCGGCAGTCGTGATAACGGCAGACGGGAAAAGATTAATCAGCGGGGGTTGCGATGGACAg GTACGTATATGGGACATAAAACCCGATGTACAACGACTTGTCTCAATTTTGAAAGAACATAGAGGACCCGTAACATCATTGTGTATATCCTCTAATAACGAGGATTTGATTAGTTCGAGTACGGATGGTACTTGTATAATATGGGACGTAAT ACGTTGCGCGAGGAAGCAGGTTTTAATGGGTAATACGATGTATATGGCCGCATGCTTCAGTCCCAATAGCATACAAATCTTAACTTGCGGTACAGATCGTAAGATTGGCTATTGGGAAACGTGGGATGCTTCGTTGGTTCGTGAAATCGAGGGTTCTACCTCAGGATCATTGAATTGCATAGACATTAGTCCTGATGGACAATACTTCGTCACCGGCTCGAACGATTGCATTGTTAAGCTCTGGGAATATCATACGGCCAATGTCACGCATATTGGCATAGGTCATgcagcgataataacgtcatgTAAATTTAGCCCCAACGGCGAACATATGGTATCGGTGAGCGCCGATGGTGCTATCATCATTTGGAAATCCCCATTTACAATGGCACGTGTCAAAACGCCATCCGTCAAATCAAAATCATCGACTGCACGTACAGCAACTGTTAAGCCAGAGGAATCTGAAGTGAAATGCGACAATTTAAAGCTGGACGATTTAGAAGGAGAGCATGTCGCTGGTATAAACCAAATGGATGAGACTGCTGAAAGTGTTAGGACTACATACCatg GCGATGATCAGCCACAGCCATGTACACGTGATCCAGCTGGTATACCTTCACCAATTTGCTCGTGCATCAAAGACAAGGATACAACGTCG GTAAAATCTTTAAAGGTACAAAATCCAATTGAAGTATCTTCGGGTGGTTGTCATTGCGCGAAAAATATTACGGAAACGAAATCATTGCTTAGTACAAAACGTAGCTCGGTAAAACCAATTGAAACAGCGAAATCTGCTTCGTCTAGCCAACGCCGTGCGTCTCTGCAAAGCAATAAGAAATCTGTATTAAAATCGAAAGTTTCGACTGAACGAAAATCTTTACAAtga
- the LOC124948893 gene encoding cilia- and flagella-associated protein 52 isoform X3: MDIKPLDIIGIIGFDGVTKNALRLHPDQEHMIYPMGNKVTIKNVVSSEQSFLTGHTNLISAVCVSPCGNFVASGQINHLGFKAMVIVWDYHNRTVKSSYEIHKVRVEDVCFTLDSNYLISLGGRDDGNVVIWDVRNNDAMCGSFASNEIAGNTYTITRMNKHEECFLTAGDRTLKVWRIDSKRRKIYGVNVKVGKLRRSINCIVINENDTYAYCGTSSGDIIKARLNYRSEDEEQAESVMIGCYSKMYKGLKKVNQAKGEIECYAGGVEKLLLLNDEKMIVGAGDGTVELIEIMDIDFSKSKFAKLPSTPQIKTVRIWDIKPDVQRLVSILKEHRGPVTSLCISSNNEDLISSSTDGTCIIWDVIRCARKQVLMGNTMYMAACFSPNSIQILTCGTDRKIGYWETWDASLVREIEGSTSGSLNCIDISPDGQYFVTGSNDCIVKLWEYHTANVTHIGIGHAAIITSCKFSPNGEHMVSVSADGAIIIWKSPFTMARVKTPSVKSKSSTARTATVKPEESEVKCDNLKLDDLEGEHVAGINQMDETAESVRTTYHGDDQPQPCTRDPAGIPSPICSCIKDKDTTSVKSLKVQNPIEVSSGGCHCAKNITETKSLLSTKRSSVKPIETAKSASSSQRRASLQSNKKSVLKSKVSTERKSLQ, from the exons ATGGATATTAAACCGCTTGATATAATTGGAATAATAGGATTTGATG GTGTTACGAAAAATGCATTAAGATTGCATCCCGATCAAGAGCATATGATTTATCCGATGGGAAAcaaagtaacgataaaaaatgtagTCTCCAGTGAACAATCCTTTTTAACCGGacatacaaatttaatttctgcGGTATGTGTTTCTCCATGCGGTAATTTTGTGGCTTCTGGACAGATAAATCATTTAGGATTTaag gCCATGGTCATCGTTTGGGATTATCATAATCGTACTGTAAAAAGTAGTTATGAAATTCATAAGGTAAGAGTCGAAGACGTTTGCTTCACATTGGATAGCAATTATTTGATAAGCCTTGGTGGAAGAGACGATGGTAACGTTGTAATATGGGACGTACGAAATAACGACGCTATGTGcg gATCATTTGCGAGTAATGAAATAGCTGGCAACACTTACACAATAACAAGAATGAATAAACACGAAGAATGTTTTCTTACTGCTGGTGATAGAACCCTTAAAGTTTGGCGAATCgattcgaaaagaagaaagatatatggCGTAAACGTGAAAGTAGGAAAATTAAGACGTTCGATAAACTGTAtcgttataaatgaaaatgatactTACGCTTATTGCGGAACATCCTCGGGTGACATTATAAAAGCAag ATTGAATTATCGTTCCGAAGATGAAGAACAAGCGGAATCGGTGATGATAGGTTGCTATTCGAAGATGTACAAAGGATTGAAAAAAGTGAATCAAGCAAAAGGCGAAATAGAATGTTATGCTGGCGGAGTTGAGAAACTTTTGCTTCTAAATGATGAGAAAATGATTGTTGGCGCAGGTGATGGTACAGTCGAGCTAATCGAAATTATGGATATAGATTTTAGTAAGAGCAAGTTCGCCAAACTACCGAGTACACCGCAAATCAAAACT GTACGTATATGGGACATAAAACCCGATGTACAACGACTTGTCTCAATTTTGAAAGAACATAGAGGACCCGTAACATCATTGTGTATATCCTCTAATAACGAGGATTTGATTAGTTCGAGTACGGATGGTACTTGTATAATATGGGACGTAAT ACGTTGCGCGAGGAAGCAGGTTTTAATGGGTAATACGATGTATATGGCCGCATGCTTCAGTCCCAATAGCATACAAATCTTAACTTGCGGTACAGATCGTAAGATTGGCTATTGGGAAACGTGGGATGCTTCGTTGGTTCGTGAAATCGAGGGTTCTACCTCAGGATCATTGAATTGCATAGACATTAGTCCTGATGGACAATACTTCGTCACCGGCTCGAACGATTGCATTGTTAAGCTCTGGGAATATCATACGGCCAATGTCACGCATATTGGCATAGGTCATgcagcgataataacgtcatgTAAATTTAGCCCCAACGGCGAACATATGGTATCGGTGAGCGCCGATGGTGCTATCATCATTTGGAAATCCCCATTTACAATGGCACGTGTCAAAACGCCATCCGTCAAATCAAAATCATCGACTGCACGTACAGCAACTGTTAAGCCAGAGGAATCTGAAGTGAAATGCGACAATTTAAAGCTGGACGATTTAGAAGGAGAGCATGTCGCTGGTATAAACCAAATGGATGAGACTGCTGAAAGTGTTAGGACTACATACCatg GCGATGATCAGCCACAGCCATGTACACGTGATCCAGCTGGTATACCTTCACCAATTTGCTCGTGCATCAAAGACAAGGATACAACGTCG GTAAAATCTTTAAAGGTACAAAATCCAATTGAAGTATCTTCGGGTGGTTGTCATTGCGCGAAAAATATTACGGAAACGAAATCATTGCTTAGTACAAAACGTAGCTCGGTAAAACCAATTGAAACAGCGAAATCTGCTTCGTCTAGCCAACGCCGTGCGTCTCTGCAAAGCAATAAGAAATCTGTATTAAAATCGAAAGTTTCGACTGAACGAAAATCTTTACAAtga
- the LOC124948893 gene encoding cilia- and flagella-associated protein 52 isoform X4 — protein sequence MNKHEECFLTAGDRTLKVWRIDSKRRKIYGVNVKVGKLRRSINCIVINENDTYAYCGTSSGDIIKARLNYRSEDEEQAESVMIGCYSKMYKGLKKVNQAKGEIECYAGGVEKLLLLNDEKMIVGAGDGTVELIEIMDIDFSKSKFAKLPSTPQIKTHLVENVCGTVTSMLLYKNDFILVGTALSEIYQIRLADFDMRLLVTCHNSSIYSVVFPWNYSEIFATAGKNDIRLWRLETQKELLRISVPNFVCSCLCFSHDGRMIISAWNDGIVRAFTPQRGKLIFIIHNAHIKAVSAVVITADGKRLISGGCDGQVRIWDIKPDVQRLVSILKEHRGPVTSLCISSNNEDLISSSTDGTCIIWDVIRCARKQVLMGNTMYMAACFSPNSIQILTCGTDRKIGYWETWDASLVREIEGSTSGSLNCIDISPDGQYFVTGSNDCIVKLWEYHTANVTHIGIGHAAIITSCKFSPNGEHMVSVSADGAIIIWKSPFTMARVKTPSVKSKSSTARTATVKPEESEVKCDNLKLDDLEGEHVAGINQMDETAESVRTTYHGDDQPQPCTRDPAGIPSPICSCIKDKDTTSVKSLKVQNPIEVSSGGCHCAKNITETKSLLSTKRSSVKPIETAKSASSSQRRASLQSNKKSVLKSKVSTERKSLQ from the exons ATGAATAAACACGAAGAATGTTTTCTTACTGCTGGTGATAGAACCCTTAAAGTTTGGCGAATCgattcgaaaagaagaaagatatatggCGTAAACGTGAAAGTAGGAAAATTAAGACGTTCGATAAACTGTAtcgttataaatgaaaatgatactTACGCTTATTGCGGAACATCCTCGGGTGACATTATAAAAGCAag ATTGAATTATCGTTCCGAAGATGAAGAACAAGCGGAATCGGTGATGATAGGTTGCTATTCGAAGATGTACAAAGGATTGAAAAAAGTGAATCAAGCAAAAGGCGAAATAGAATGTTATGCTGGCGGAGTTGAGAAACTTTTGCTTCTAAATGATGAGAAAATGATTGTTGGCGCAGGTGATGGTACAGTCGAGCTAATCGAAATTATGGATATAGATTTTAGTAAGAGCAAGTTCGCCAAACTACCGAGTACACCGCAAATCAAAACT CATCTTGTAGAAAATGTCTGTGGTACTGTGACGTCAATGTTATTATACaagaatgattttatattggTTGGAACTGCCCTAAGCGAGATCTATCAAATAAGATTGGCCGATTTCGATATGAGACTTCTCGTAACTTGTCACAACAGTTCCATATATTCCGTCGTGTTTCCTTG GAATTATTCTGAAATATTTGCAACAGCtggaaaaaatgatattagatTGTGGAGATTAGAAACGCAAAAGGAATTGCTTAGAATTTCTGTACCTAATTTTGTCTGTAGCTGTTTATGTTTCTCTCATGATGGACGAATGATAATTTCTG CATGGAATGATGGTATTGTAAGAGCGTTCACACCGCAAAGAGGTAAACTTATCTTCATTATCCATAATGCTCATATAAAAGCTGTATCGGCAGTCGTGATAACGGCAGACGGGAAAAGATTAATCAGCGGGGGTTGCGATGGACAg GTACGTATATGGGACATAAAACCCGATGTACAACGACTTGTCTCAATTTTGAAAGAACATAGAGGACCCGTAACATCATTGTGTATATCCTCTAATAACGAGGATTTGATTAGTTCGAGTACGGATGGTACTTGTATAATATGGGACGTAAT ACGTTGCGCGAGGAAGCAGGTTTTAATGGGTAATACGATGTATATGGCCGCATGCTTCAGTCCCAATAGCATACAAATCTTAACTTGCGGTACAGATCGTAAGATTGGCTATTGGGAAACGTGGGATGCTTCGTTGGTTCGTGAAATCGAGGGTTCTACCTCAGGATCATTGAATTGCATAGACATTAGTCCTGATGGACAATACTTCGTCACCGGCTCGAACGATTGCATTGTTAAGCTCTGGGAATATCATACGGCCAATGTCACGCATATTGGCATAGGTCATgcagcgataataacgtcatgTAAATTTAGCCCCAACGGCGAACATATGGTATCGGTGAGCGCCGATGGTGCTATCATCATTTGGAAATCCCCATTTACAATGGCACGTGTCAAAACGCCATCCGTCAAATCAAAATCATCGACTGCACGTACAGCAACTGTTAAGCCAGAGGAATCTGAAGTGAAATGCGACAATTTAAAGCTGGACGATTTAGAAGGAGAGCATGTCGCTGGTATAAACCAAATGGATGAGACTGCTGAAAGTGTTAGGACTACATACCatg GCGATGATCAGCCACAGCCATGTACACGTGATCCAGCTGGTATACCTTCACCAATTTGCTCGTGCATCAAAGACAAGGATACAACGTCG GTAAAATCTTTAAAGGTACAAAATCCAATTGAAGTATCTTCGGGTGGTTGTCATTGCGCGAAAAATATTACGGAAACGAAATCATTGCTTAGTACAAAACGTAGCTCGGTAAAACCAATTGAAACAGCGAAATCTGCTTCGTCTAGCCAACGCCGTGCGTCTCTGCAAAGCAATAAGAAATCTGTATTAAAATCGAAAGTTTCGACTGAACGAAAATCTTTACAAtga
- the LOC124948897 gene encoding autophagy protein 12-like, whose protein sequence is MAEKESDSTTSEVVKTEDLTDNTGNEEAPTSLETIAQDTNTTRNGGPPVTSKDKEKIDILLKATGNAPIMKQKKWSVNQDNQIGKISDFIRKYLKLESSERLFLYVNQTFAPAPDQTVKNLYDCYGADGKLIIHYCKSPAWG, encoded by the exons atggcCGAAAAGGAAAGTGATAGTACGACAAGTGAAGTTGTGAAAACCGAAGATTTAACTGATAACACAGGAAATGAAGAAGCACCAACAAGTTTGGAAACCATAGCACAAGATACTAATACTACTCGAAATGGTGGTCCTCCAGTTACTTCAaaggacaaagagaaaa ttgatATCTTATTAAAAGCAACTGGCAACGCACCTATcatgaaacagaaaaaatggTCCGTTAATCAGGATAATCAAATTGGAAAGATTTCAGATTTTATAAGGAAGTATCTCAAATTAGAATCCTCTGAAAGATTA tttCTTTATGTAAATCAAACTTTTGCACCAGCACCAGATCAAACAGTAAAAAACTTATACGATTGTTACGGTGCTGATGGGAAATTGATCATTCATTATTGCAAAAGTCCAGCATGGGGTTAA
- the LOC124948895 gene encoding 26S proteasome non-ATPase regulatory subunit 12 — translation MPEGTMDSGRIMKMEVDYSTNCDTKIPECKKLAREGKLHDALDQLLALEKLTRTGADMASTSRVLVAICEICLEAKNWAALNEHIVLLSKRRSQLKQAVTKMVQECCTYVDKTPDKETMVKLIETLRSVTEGKIYVEVERARLTHRLAKIKEEDGDINGAAAVMLELQVETYGSMSRREKASLILEQMRLCLAKKDFMRTQIIAKKINVKFFSDENDEETQTLKLKYYDLMMELSRHEGWHLELCRHNRAVLETPAVREDPEKRHTALSRAVLYLILAPHEPEQADLTHRLLADKMLDEIPIYKELLRLFVNPELIKWSGLCEIYERELRATEVFSALTEEGRKRWADLRNRVVEHNIRIMAKYYTKITLTRMAELLDLPVEETESCLCNLVETGVINARTDRPAGVVRFTGSQEPAALLDTWAASLSKLMSLVNHTTHLIHQEEMLAVAQS, via the exons ATGCCAGAGGGAACAATGGACAGTGGACGTATTATGAAGATGGAAGTGGATTATAGTACCAACTGTGATACCAAGATTCCCGAATGTAAAAAGCTAGCTCGAGAAGGAAAGCTACATGATGCCTTAGATCAATTATTAGCATTAGAGAAACTTACCAGAACT ggAGCTGATATGGCATCGACATCTCGTGTACTGGTTGCTATATGTGAAATTTGTTTGGAAGCAAAGAATTGGGCCGCGCTCAATGAGCACATAGTTCTTTTATCAAAGAGGCGTTCTCAATTAAAACAAGCCGTTACAAAAATGGTTCAAGAATGTTGTACTTATGTAGATAAAACTCCAGATAAAGAAACTATggttaaattaattgaaacttTGCGCTCAGTAACAGAAGGAAAA aTTTATGTGGAAGTAGAAAGAGCAAGACTCACGCATCGATTAGccaaaataaaagaggaagatggTGATATAAATGGAGCTGCTGCCGTAATGCTTGAATTACAG gTGGAAACGTATGGCAGTATGTCGCGTCGTGAAAAGGCTTCTCTTATTTTAGAACAAATGCGTTTGTGTTTAGCAAAGAAAGATTTCATGCGAACGCAAATAATAgctaagaaaattaatgtcaAATTTTTCAGCGATGAAAATGACGAGGAGACACAGACATTGAAGTTAAAATATTACGa TTTAATGATGGAATTATCTCGACATGAAGGATGGCATTTAGAATTATGTCGTCATAATCGAGCTGTACTCGAAACACCAGCCGTTAGAGAAGATCCAGAAAAAAGACATACTGCATTATCACGTGCAGTGCTTTATCTTATACTTGCTCCACATGAACCAGAACAAGCAGACTTGACTCATAGATTGTTAGCTGACAAAATGCTAGATGAAATACCTATATACAA AGAACTTTTACGCCTTTTTGTAAATCcggaattaataaaatggtCTGGTCTTTGTGAAATTTATGAGAGAGAACTCAGAGCAACAGAAGTATTTTCTGCATTAACAGAAGAAGGTCGCAAACGTTGGGCTGATTTGCGTAATCGAGTTGTCGAACAT aaTATTAGAATTATGGCAAAATATTACACCAAAATTACATTGACTCGTATGGCAGAGTTATTGGATCTTCCTGTTGAGGAAACCGAGTCATGTTTATGCAATTTAGTAGAAACCGGTGTAATTAATGCACGTACTGATCGTCCCGCTGGTGTAGTACGTTTCACAGGAAGCCAGGAACCAGCAGCTCTATTAGATACATGGGCAGCTTCTCTATCAAAATTAATGAGCCTTGTAAATCACACAACTCACTTGATCCATCAGGAGGAAATGCTCGCTGTTGCACAATCATAA